The sequence CAGCATCACGCAATGGACCCGGTCGGCGCCCAGCGCATCGACCGCCACCGCGGCCGAAAGCGCGGAGTCGATGCCGCCGGAAAGTCCAATCAGAACACCAGGAAAGCGGTTCTTGTTCACGTAATCTCTGAGGCCCAGCATCATCGCGCCGTAGATCGCCTCGACGCCGTCCGGCGGGGCGATGCGCTCGCCCTCGACGCAGTCCCAGCCCTCCTCGCCGCGCACCCATTCGGTGATCGCGACGTGCTCGCGGAACGACGGCAGCTGGCGGCGCAGCGCACCGTTGCGGCCGATGACGAAGGAGGCCCCGTCGAACACCAGCTCGTCCTGGCCGCCGACCTGGTTGAGATAGGCCATGGCCAGGCCGCTCTCGGTCACCCGGTTCAGCACGATCTGCAGCCGCTGCTCGGCCTTGCCGGCCTCGTAGGGGCTGCCGTTCGGCACCAGCAGCAGCTCGGCCCCGGTCTCCTGCAGGCACTCGACCACGTCGGGGGTCCAGATGTCCTCGCAGATCGGCACGCCCAGGCGCACGCCGCGGAACGGGATCGGCCCGGGCATCGGACCGGCGGCGAAGACCCGCTTCTCGTCGAACACGCCGTAGTTGGGCAGGTCGTGCTTGAACCGGGACGCGGCGATCTTGCCGCCGTCGAGCAGCAGCACGGCGTTGTGGATGCGGCCGTTGTCGCGCCAGGGCGTGCCGATCAGCAGCGCCGGGCCCTCGGTGGTCTCGGCCGCCAGCTCGCGCACTCCCTCCTCCACCGCGTCGAGGAAGAACGGCTTCAGCACCAGGTCCTCGGGCGGGTAGCCGCTGACCGCCAGCTCGCTGGCCAGCATGAGGTCGGCGCCGGCCTGACGCGCCTCGTCCCGGGTGCGGCGCAGCTTGTCGATGTTGCCGCGCACGTCGCCGAGCGTCGGGTTCAGTTGGGCGAGGGCGATGACGAGACGATCGGTCATGACAGGGTCCACGGATGAAGGTCGGGGCACCCTAGCAGCCGTCCGCACCGGCTTGAAGGTGCCGCCTTCAACTTAATTCTCATATTGAGAAAATCAAGCCGATCGTGGCGGTCTTACCCGTGCCGGCCGAGCTTCGCCTCGGCCGCATCGATGAATCTGTCGATGACCGCGATGCGCTTCCACGACGGCTCATACCCGAAATAGATCTCCTGCGGGTCGGCGACGACGAAGCTGCCATCCTCCTTCATCAGGAACTGGAGATCCTTGATGTCGATCTTCCGCTCCAACATCGTCGCCTTGATCCGCTGGAGGCTGGACAGGCTGTTCCGATTCAGGCGGGAGGTGTCGACGACCTCCTCGCCGCCGGGGCGGTTCATCATGTCCTTGCTGTTGGCAGCATAGCGGTCGACCAGCAGTGCGGGTTGACCGCCCACCCGCGTCAGCCCCAGCGGCCGGGCGACCGGAAGCCCCGCCTCCTCCAGCCGGTTGAGCATCGCCATCTCCTTGAAGCCGGGCAGGAGATCGCCGTCGCGGATCACGACCACCGCCTTGTCTCCGAAGGCGAAGGCCGTCTTGGACAGGCCGGCCCCGAGCCGCGGCCCAAGGTGATCCTCCACGGACTCGATCCGGTGCCGGGCGCCGTCCGGGTCGACCCGGTAGAGCGTTCGCCCCTCCACCTCGACCGACCAGTCCTGCGTCGACTTGCCGGGCCGGAGCGCCGTCCATCCTCCGGCTTCACGCCGGAGATAGACCGGAGCCTGGGCGGTGTCGGCGAGGCTCTGAGCAAAGCGCCGGTTCCCGGTCGTGGCGTCGGACATATCCAGGACGATCGAGCGGCCCTCGCGGCCGTCATTGTCCATCCGGATCACCTCCTCATGCGGCGACACGGCCGCCCCGTCCGCGAGCACACCTTCCCCGTTCCCGTTCGTCCGCCGGATCTCGACGAAGTGGAGATCGGAGATGCCGACATCCAGCTCCTCGGCCGCCCTGGTCTTCCAGGTCGGCCGCTGCGGCAGCGGCGATGTCGGGTTGAGCGGGACCTGGGGCCCGTCGGCCGAGCCGGGGCTTTCCGCTCCGTCCGTCCCGTCGGCCCGCGGCTGGTCGGCCGACGACGCCCGGCCGGAGCGGCCGACCGCCAGGGTCATGCCGCCCCAGAGGGCGACGCCGAGGCCCATCTCCAGGCGCTGGCCGGGGGAGAGGCCGTCCCAGCCCGTGGCCAGGGTGTAGCCGGTGTTGGCGGCCGCGGCGCCGTCCGCCGCCATCGCCGTGCCGTTGAGGCCGGACCACACCCGGCCCGCCTCCGCCGCCTTGCCGGTCTGCGAGAGGTAGGCCAGCCGGCCGAAGGGCAGGATGCTTGCGCCGCCCGCGACCGTGTTGAACAGCGCCATCCGGTATTCCGGATTGTCCCATTGATCCAGGCCGTGCCCCCGCAGCGCCCCCGCCTCCTCCGCCCCGCGCCAGGCGAACCACGCTCCCGCTCCGGCCACCACCGCCGGCGCCGCGGTGCCGCCCGAGCCCAGCACCATTGCCCCGCCGGCGACGACGCCGCCGAACAGCGCCGCCTTGTCCAGCGCCTCCTCGACATGCTCGCCGAAGCTGTCCGGCGTGCGCGGGGTGGCGGCGCTGTCCAGCACCGCGCGGCCGTCCTTCTCCTGCAGCACGCCGCTGCGCGGATAGGTCATGGCGCCCGGCGGCAGCCGGTTCTCCCGCTTCCAGCTGGCGAAGTCGGCGTAGCGGCCGCCCTGGTTGTCGACGAAGCGCACCGCCCCGTCCTTGCCCGCGACCCGGAACAGCGGCAGCCGCGCCGCTCCGCTCTCGCTGCTGGAGAACTGGATCGGCAGCACCGTGACCTTGCCGTCGGTGCCGCCCTGGCTGCGGATCGCCGAAGCGATCCTGTCGATGGTCCTGCCGTCCTCGCCCTCGTGCCTGAGCCCCAGCGCCCGGGCCACCCGGCTTTCCAGCGCCTCCGCCCCCGCCAGCTCTATGCCGTGGCCCTTGCCGCCGGACGCCTGCAGCGCCTGGTCCGCCGCCGCCTGCGCCATCGGCTTCGCCACCGCCGGCGAGGCCCAGGGGTCGCCGCCCGGCGAGCGCTGCAGCACATCCGCCGTGATCTCGCGGTGCTGCAGCACCAGGCCCAGCAACTGGCCCCGTGCCTCCGGCGTGGTCTTGCCCTGCTGCGGGAAAGGCAGTTGCTCGACCAGCAGCCTGCGGCCCTCCGGCGTCGCCAGGATCCCGCCCAGCCGCTCACCTTCGCCCGGCTGGCCGAGCGCCCTGGCCAGCGCCCGGCCCATGTCCTGCGGCAGCCCCAGCGCCTCGAAATAGGTGCGCTCCCGCGCCTGGGCGAAGGCGCCGAGCGTGAAGGCATCGCGCGCCTCGCCATCCGGCGCATCGGCCATTGCCGACACGGCCGAGGCCAGCGCCCGCGGCTGGTGCGCCAGCATCGCCGCGAAGGCCGAGGCCTGGTCGCGCGACTGCGACCCGACCAGCGCCCGCAGCCCGGCCGCGTCCAGCTTCGCCGTGAAGTCCGGCCGCTCCGGGTCGTAGCCCAGCGCCAGCACCGCCGCCTCGGCATAGACGCGGGCGGTCGTCAGCGCCGGGTCCAGCTTCTCGTCGCCGCGCTTGCCGGCCTGCAGCTCGACCGAGCGCGCCGCCAGACGGTCCGCCACCAGCCGGGCCAGGTCCCGGTTCCCCCGCACCCGCCCGGCCAAGTCCTGCGCCGAGGCCGCGCCATCGCCCTGCCATTTGCGCAGCACCCGGTCGACCAGCCGCGCCTGCTCCGCCGCCGTCAGCTCGCCGAGATCGCTGTCGCCCTTCAGCGCCTTGGCCGCCGTCTCGGCGCCGTCATCCTTCCAGAAGCGCAGCGTGTGGTCCTTGACCCTGTCCCGGACCCATTCGTCGATCTCGCGCGCCCGCGCCGCCGGCACCGGTTTCGCCGCCTTCGCGCGGTCCACCGCCGAGGCGAAGCCCATCTCCGGACCGCGGAGCTGCGGCGCCCGTTCGAACTCCCCGCGACGCAGCGGCGCCAGGCTCATGCCCTTCCCTCCCCGGACCAGATCGTGGCGAAAACACGGCAATGCGGAAGAGGTTCCTAGCGATACGGCATTCCGGTGAAACATGACTTGGAGCCGTGGAGCACGGCAAATTCGCATGGCTCCTCCGCGAGACGACAGGCCTCACGGTCCGGGTAATTATGTTACCTATCGCAACAATATTATCCAACTCGCCGCAGCGGCCCGGGGACGGCCGAGCGGCCTCGCACCCGCTCCCCGAGACCCGCCATGAACTGGCATCTGTACGGCACCTTCCTGGTCACCGCGCTGATCCTGAGCGTCACGCCGGGGCCGGTGAACATCCTGGCGCTGTCGCATGCGCTGGCGCTGGGCTGGGCCCGCACGGTGACGACGGTGGCGGGCGCGACCCTGGCGATCGCCATCCAGGCGGCGCTGGCCGTGGTCGGCATCGGCTCGTTCCTGGCCCTGCTGGGCCAGTGGTTCGACCTGCTGCGCTGGGCCGGCGCCGGCTATCTCGTCTATCTCGGCATCCAGCAGTGGCGGGCCCGCGGCGGCATGGCGATCGAGGCCGGCGGCGCGATCCCGGTCGGGCAACGGTTCTGGAAGGGGTTCCTGATCTCGGCCACCAACCCGAAGACGCTGCTGTTCTTCCCGGCCTTCTTCCCGCAATTCATCGACCCGGCCCTGCCGGCGACGCCGCAGCTGTCCCTGCTGGCCGCCAGCTTCACCGCGATCAGCTTCCTCGGGATCCTCACCAATGCGGTCGCCGCCCATGCGCTGCGGCGCTGGCTGCAGCAGCCGAGCCGCGCCCGGCTGTGCAACCGGCTGTTCGGCGGCGCGCTGGTCGGGATGGGCGCCTCGATGCTGCAGAGCTGAGGCCGATCTCGGTGCAATGCAGCAAAAATCGGACATGAAGCCTTGTTTTCGACACCCCCTTGGCCTGAAATCCCTGCAGGCACAGGGGAGTCGCCGAATTCATGCTGATCGAGCGCGAGGAGCCGCTTGACCGACTGATCGACCTGGCCCGGCGCGCCGCGGAGGGGCACGGCGGCACGGTCGTGCTGGGCGGCGAGGCCGGGATCGGCAAGACCGCGCTGCTGCACGAGTTCACGCAACGCCTGGGCCCCGGCCACCGGGTGCTGTGGGGCGGATCCGAGGCGCTGTTCACGCCGCGCGCCCTGGGTCCGCTGCAGGACATGGCCCATGCCCTCGGCCCCCGCATGGCGGCCCTGCTGGACCAGGCGGCGGCGCCGGAGCGGCTGTTCCCCGCCTTGCTGAACACGCTGCAGGAACTGCCGGAGACCACGGTCCTGGTGTTCGAGGACGTGCACTGGGCCGACAATGCGACGCTCGACCTGGTAAAGTATCTCGGCCGCCGCATGCCGGTGCTGCGGACCCTGCTGGTGCTGAGCTACCGCAGCGACGAGGTCGGCCCCGACCATCCGTTGCGCCAAGTGCTGGGCGACCTGCCGGCCACGGCCGTCCGCATCGCCATGCAGCCGCTGTCGCCCGAAGCGGTCGCCGCGCTGGCCCGGCAGGGCGGCCGCCCCGCCGCCGAGCTGCACCGGATCACGGCAGGCAACCCTTTCTTCGTCACCGAGCTTCTGGCCAGCCAGGACGCCGCCCCCGGCAGCGTGCCGGCCTCGATCCGGGATGCGGTGTGGTCGCGGCTGTCGCGGCTGTCGCCGGAGGAGCGCGAGGCGCTGGAGACGGTCAGCATCGTGCCGGGCAGCGTCGAGCCCTGGCTGGCGCGGGCGCTGCTGGGCGGCAGGGCCGACGCCGCGGTCGACCGCTGCATCGCCCGCGGCATGCTGGTGCGCGACGACCAGGGCGCGATCGGCTTCCGCCACGAACTGGCACGGCTGGCCACGCTCGACCAGCTGACCCCGGCCGTCCAGCAATCGCTGCACGCCCGGGTCGAGACCGCGATGGCCGAGGCCCCTGCCCGGCAGGCGATCGCCCTGCTACCGCGCCAGGTGCACCACGCCGCCGCGGCGGATGACGGCGAGCGCGTGCTGGCCCTGGCGCCGCAGGCCGCGGCGCAGGCCTCGCGCCTGGGCGCGCATCACCAGGCGGCGGCGCATCTGGCGACCGCCCTGCGCTATGCCGACCAGGCGCCGAAGGCGGTGGCGGCGCAGCTGCACGAGGACTGGGCCAACGAGGCCGGCCTGGCGCTGCGCATCGACGACACGGTGATCGAGGCGCGGCAGCACGCCATCGCGCTGTGGCGCGAGCTGGGCCGCATGGACAAGGTGGGCCTGAACCTGCGGGCGCTGGCCCGGCTGCTGTGGTCGCGCGGCGAGGTGCGGCAGGCCGGCGACTGCGTCGACGAGGCGATCCGCGAGCTGGAGCGCCTGCCGCCCGGCCCCGAGCTGGCGATGGCCTACAGCGTGCGCTCGCAGCTGCACATGCAGCAGAGCCATGTCGACGAGGCGGTCGAATGGGGCCGGCGGGCGATGGCGCTGGCCGACCGGCTGGGCGATGTCGAGACCCGGGTGCATGCGCTCAACAACGTCGCCACCGCCCTCCTCTTCGTCGACCGCCCCGGCGGGCTGGAGATGATGGAGGAGAGCCTGGCGCTCGCCCTGGAGCACGGCTTCCGCGAGCACGCCGCCCGGGCCTATATGAACCTCGCCGAGTATGCGGTGACGTTCAAGGACTTCACCCTGGCCGAGCGGGTGCTGGCCGAGGGCATCGCCTACCAGACCCGGCACGATCTCGATTCCTGGACCCATTACCAGGTCGGCTGGCAGGCGCGGCTGCGCCTCGAGCAGGGCCGGTTCCGCGAGGCCGAATCGATCGCCGGCGGCGTCGTCGGCCTGGACCTGCTGGCGCCGACCATCCGCCTGCCCGCCCTGATCGTGCTCGGCCGGGTGCGGATGCGGCTGGGCGAGCCGGACGCCCCCGACCTGCTGCGGCAGGCGCTGCGGCATGCGCTGGAGACCGGCGACCTGCACCTGATCGCGCCGGTGCGCTTCGCCCTGGCCGAGGCGGCGTGGCTGGCGGGCGAACCCGCCGCCGCGCATGAGCCGCTGGCGGCCGTGGCGGCGATGGACCTCGACAGCTTCGACCCCTGGGCGCTCGGCGAACTGGCCGTGTGGTGGCGGCGCTGCGGGATGACGGCGCCGCCGCCGGCGGTGGCGACGGCACGGGCCCCGGCGCCGCGGGCGGCCGAGCTGGCAGGCGATCCGGCGGCGGCCGCGGCGGAGTGGACGCGGCTGGGCCTGCCCTATGAGGCGGCGCTAGCCCTGACCCAGGTCCGCGGCGGCGAGGCCGGGCCGGCCCTGGCCCGCGCCGTGGCGATGCTGGAGGAGATCGAGGCGCGCCCCGCCGCGCTCCTGGCCCGCAGGACCGCGCAGCGCCTGGGCGTGGCCGACCAGCTGCCGCGGGCGCGCCGCGGCCCCTATTCCGCCGCCCGCCGTCACCCGCTCGGCCTCACCCGGCGCGAGCTGCAGGTGCTGCGCCTGCTGGCCCAGGGCATGGGCAACCAGGACATCGCCCGCCGGCTGGTGCGGTCCCCCCGCACCGTCGAGCACCATGTCTCGGCGGTGCTGGGCAAGCTGAACGCCAGCAGCCGCATGGACGTCGTCCTGCGCCTGCACAGCGAGCCCTGGCTGCTCTCCGCCGGCGAAAAC comes from Inquilinus sp. Marseille-Q2685 and encodes:
- a CDS encoding LysE family translocator; the encoded protein is MNWHLYGTFLVTALILSVTPGPVNILALSHALALGWARTVTTVAGATLAIAIQAALAVVGIGSFLALLGQWFDLLRWAGAGYLVYLGIQQWRARGGMAIEAGGAIPVGQRFWKGFLISATNPKTLLFFPAFFPQFIDPALPATPQLSLLAASFTAISFLGILTNAVAAHALRRWLQQPSRARLCNRLFGGALVGMGASMLQS
- a CDS encoding NAD+ synthase; translated protein: MTDRLVIALAQLNPTLGDVRGNIDKLRRTRDEARQAGADLMLASELAVSGYPPEDLVLKPFFLDAVEEGVRELAAETTEGPALLIGTPWRDNGRIHNAVLLLDGGKIAASRFKHDLPNYGVFDEKRVFAAGPMPGPIPFRGVRLGVPICEDIWTPDVVECLQETGAELLLVPNGSPYEAGKAEQRLQIVLNRVTESGLAMAYLNQVGGQDELVFDGASFVIGRNGALRRQLPSFREHVAITEWVRGEEGWDCVEGERIAPPDGVEAIYGAMMLGLRDYVNKNRFPGVLIGLSGGIDSALSAAVAVDALGADRVHCVMLPSPYTSQDSLDDAAGCAHALGVRLDSISIAPAMQAFDAMLAPLFEGTTPDITEENIQSRARGVTLMALSNKFGKMVLTTGNKSEMSVGYATLYGDMCGGYSVLKDVYKTTVYELSRWRNQVHPEGAMGPAGRVIPERIITKAPTAELKPNQTDQDTLPPYDALDDILNCLVEEEMGVDEIVARGHDRATVARVWRLLDRAEYKRRQAPPGVKLTRRNFGRDRRYPITNSTLSLI
- a CDS encoding AAA family ATPase — protein: MLIEREEPLDRLIDLARRAAEGHGGTVVLGGEAGIGKTALLHEFTQRLGPGHRVLWGGSEALFTPRALGPLQDMAHALGPRMAALLDQAAAPERLFPALLNTLQELPETTVLVFEDVHWADNATLDLVKYLGRRMPVLRTLLVLSYRSDEVGPDHPLRQVLGDLPATAVRIAMQPLSPEAVAALARQGGRPAAELHRITAGNPFFVTELLASQDAAPGSVPASIRDAVWSRLSRLSPEEREALETVSIVPGSVEPWLARALLGGRADAAVDRCIARGMLVRDDQGAIGFRHELARLATLDQLTPAVQQSLHARVETAMAEAPARQAIALLPRQVHHAAAADDGERVLALAPQAAAQASRLGAHHQAAAHLATALRYADQAPKAVAAQLHEDWANEAGLALRIDDTVIEARQHAIALWRELGRMDKVGLNLRALARLLWSRGEVRQAGDCVDEAIRELERLPPGPELAMAYSVRSQLHMQQSHVDEAVEWGRRAMALADRLGDVETRVHALNNVATALLFVDRPGGLEMMEESLALALEHGFREHAARAYMNLAEYAVTFKDFTLAERVLAEGIAYQTRHDLDSWTHYQVGWQARLRLEQGRFREAESIAGGVVGLDLLAPTIRLPALIVLGRVRMRLGEPDAPDLLRQALRHALETGDLHLIAPVRFALAEAAWLAGEPAAAHEPLAAVAAMDLDSFDPWALGELAVWWRRCGMTAPPPAVATARAPAPRAAELAGDPAAAAAEWTRLGLPYEAALALTQVRGGEAGPALARAVAMLEEIEARPAALLARRTAQRLGVADQLPRARRGPYSAARRHPLGLTRRELQVLRLLAQGMGNQDIARRLVRSPRTVEHHVSAVLGKLNASSRMDVVLRLHSEPWLLSAGEN
- a CDS encoding DUF4781 domain-containing protein, with the protein product MSLAPLRRGEFERAPQLRGPEMGFASAVDRAKAAKPVPAARAREIDEWVRDRVKDHTLRFWKDDGAETAAKALKGDSDLGELTAAEQARLVDRVLRKWQGDGAASAQDLAGRVRGNRDLARLVADRLAARSVELQAGKRGDEKLDPALTTARVYAEAAVLALGYDPERPDFTAKLDAAGLRALVGSQSRDQASAFAAMLAHQPRALASAVSAMADAPDGEARDAFTLGAFAQARERTYFEALGLPQDMGRALARALGQPGEGERLGGILATPEGRRLLVEQLPFPQQGKTTPEARGQLLGLVLQHREITADVLQRSPGGDPWASPAVAKPMAQAAADQALQASGGKGHGIELAGAEALESRVARALGLRHEGEDGRTIDRIASAIRSQGGTDGKVTVLPIQFSSSESGAARLPLFRVAGKDGAVRFVDNQGGRYADFASWKRENRLPPGAMTYPRSGVLQEKDGRAVLDSAATPRTPDSFGEHVEEALDKAALFGGVVAGGAMVLGSGGTAAPAVVAGAGAWFAWRGAEEAGALRGHGLDQWDNPEYRMALFNTVAGGASILPFGRLAYLSQTGKAAEAGRVWSGLNGTAMAADGAAAANTGYTLATGWDGLSPGQRLEMGLGVALWGGMTLAVGRSGRASSADQPRADGTDGAESPGSADGPQVPLNPTSPLPQRPTWKTRAAEELDVGISDLHFVEIRRTNGNGEGVLADGAAVSPHEEVIRMDNDGREGRSIVLDMSDATTGNRRFAQSLADTAQAPVYLRREAGGWTALRPGKSTQDWSVEVEGRTLYRVDPDGARHRIESVEDHLGPRLGAGLSKTAFAFGDKAVVVIRDGDLLPGFKEMAMLNRLEEAGLPVARPLGLTRVGGQPALLVDRYAANSKDMMNRPGGEEVVDTSRLNRNSLSSLQRIKATMLERKIDIKDLQFLMKEDGSFVVADPQEIYFGYEPSWKRIAVIDRFIDAAEAKLGRHG